The Fragaria vesca subsp. vesca linkage group LG2, FraVesHawaii_1.0, whole genome shotgun sequence genome includes a window with the following:
- the LOC101300193 gene encoding 60S ribosomal protein L23-like — protein sequence MSKRGRGGSAGNKFRMSLGLPVAATINCADNTGAKNLYIISVKGIKGRLNRLPSACVGDMVMATVKKGKPDLRKKVLPAVVVRQRKPWRRKDGVFMYFEDNAGVIVNPKGEMKGSAITGPIGKECADLWPRIASAANAIV from the coding sequence ATGTCGAAGCGAGGGAGGGGAGGATCGGCCGGGAACAAGTTCCGGATGTCGCTGGGTCTTCCGGTGGCGGCGACTATCAACTGCGCCGACAACACCGGAGCCAAGAACCTCTACATCATCTCCGTCAAGGGGATCAAGGGGCGCCTCAACCGTCTGCCGTCGGCCTGCGTCGGCGACATGGTCATGGCCACCGTGAAGAAAGGAAAGCCGGATCTGAGGAAGAAGGTGCTGCCGGCCGTGGTGGTCCGTCAGCGCAAGCCGTGGCGCCGAAAGGACGGAGTGTTCATGTACTTTGAGGACAACGCCGGCGTGATTGTGAACCCCAAGGGAGAGATGAAGGGATCGGCGATTACTGGGCCGATCGGGAAGGAGTGCGCGGATCTCTGGCCCAGAATCGCCAGCGCTGCCAATGCTATTGTCTGA
- the LOC101311354 gene encoding histone-lysine N-methyltransferase SUVR2-like — protein MAPPSPQVAKAFQAMTAIGLTEQQIKPVLKNLLKLYNKDWSLIEAEEYRALADAIFEAEDAKVAAEKKKCNNYDQEDIDAESQPNLEPELPLTRLRSRSQDESSSQKKKSPDEELVDNIEEDFLVPHRPLKRLRLQNQECQVSPSSNTCNPMSGGTLLIKPKVEAEELLDARSAQQPQNTSHSPESRPPVSLQSGIKDKGKQPLISKPLALQGKSLSERSSNGVRFKETVVEPRIVLLPKQNVNSLALIEPKDEPFTDDMAQDEVPIAVIHPDESSQVNPPLSTEGATGIQHAELVASQERESRNDIPALSNEGSMNNELATIPEGTPSNLGESSCLEVASSPSGEVKLSLSCSSAIRRPGFHMPNLDAILKLTEEKCLHTYRITDPNFSLKNLLGHMCESFLELATNSNDESQDGPINVVPNLDSLPKSPAWDAVTDPEVPRVPFPLNGDCPQVSGSIVSNGFSEDNVEDSLGLVVVQNSDLTPDDLRTIHDINDIARGEERVKISWVNEWSRSRPPSFFYISENIVSKDADLKICLSSIEDKNCCATCFGDCVSASTPCACAHQTGGKFAYTPEGLIKDDLLEECISMTRNPQPDHLFYCKTCPLERIKNDDCLESCKGHLRRNFIKECWIKCGCHGQCGNRVVQRGLNCNLQVFFTREGKGWGLRTLDDLPKGVFVCEFVGEILTNKERHQRKIQSTRSGKRPYPVLLDANWGTKSNLKDEDALCLDATKYGNVARFINHRCLDANLVLIPVEVETPDRCFYHVAFFTTRKVDALEELTWDYGIDFDDHDDPVKVFNCQCGSKFCRNMTRSNRSRSASLAR, from the exons ATGGCACCACCAAGTCCACAAGTTGCAAAAGCCTTTCAGGCAATGACAGCTATTGGTCTCACTGAACAACAGATTAAACCAGTTTTGAAGAATCTCTTGAAGTTATATAACAAAGATTGGTCACTGATTGAAGCAGAGGAATATAGAGCTCTTGCTGATGCTATATTTGAGGCAGAAGATGCTAAG GTTGCGGCAGAAAAGAAGAAATGCAACAATTATGAT CAGGAAGATATTGACGCAGAATCACAGCCCAACCTTGAACCTGAACTTCCATTGACAAGGTTACGTTCAAGAAGTCAAGATGAGAGTTCATCACAGAAGAAAAAATCTCCAGATGAAGAA CTGGTGGATAATATAGAGGAAGATTTCTTGGTTCCTCATCGTCCCTTGAAAAGGTTACGCCTACAAAATCAAGAGTGTCAGGTGTCACCTTCCTCAAATACCTGCAATCCTATGTCTGGTGGTACTTTGCTCATAAAGCCAAAAGTGGAGGCAGAGGAACTACTTGATGCTCGTTCTGCACAGCAGCCCCAAAATACTTCACATTCACCCGAGTCAAGGCCACCTGTTTCTCTTCAGTCTGGTATTAAAGATAAGGGCAAGCAACCTCTTATATCTAAACCGTTGGCACTGCAAGGGAAGAGTTTATCAGAACGTTCATCTAATGGTGTTCGCTTTAAAGAGACAGTGGTTGAACCACGGATTGTTCTTTTGCCTAAACAGAATGTTAACAGTTTAGCATTAATTGAGCCTAAAGATGAGCCCTTCACTGATGACATGGCCCAAGACGAGGTGCCCATTGCTGTGATCCATCCAG ATGAATCAAGTCAAGTAAATCCTCCTTTATCAACAGAAGGTGCAACTGGAATCCAACATGCTGAACTTGTGGCTTCCCAAGAGAGAGAAAGTAGAAATGATATTCCAGCTTTATCTAATGAGGGGAGTATGAATAATGAGCTTGCAACTATTCCAGAGGGCACTCCTTCTAACTTAGGGGAATCTTCTTGCTTAGAGGTTGCCTCGTCACCTTCAGGAGAGGTAAAGCTTTCTCTGAGTTGCAGTTCAGCTATTCGAAGACCAGGTTTTCATATGCCTAATCTAGATGCAATTCTAAAACTCACAGAGGAAAAATGTCTGCACACGTACAGAATCACTGACCCTAACTTCTCTTTGAAAAATCTGTTGGGACATATGTGTGAGAGCTTCTTGGAATTGGCAACTAATTCTAATGATGAATCACAGGATGGACCAATTAATGTAGTACCAAATCTGGATTCATTGCCAAAATCTCCTGCTTGGGATGCTGTTACTGATCCTGAAGTGCCAAGAGTTCCCTTCCCTTTGAATGGTGATTGTCCACAAGTCTCTGGTTCTATTGTTTCTAATGGATTTTCTGAGGATAACGTGGAAGACTCTCTGGGTCTGGTGGTTGTTCAAAACTCTGACCTAACTCCTGATGATCTAAGGACTATTCATGATATAAATGATATAGCTAGAGGAGAAGAAAGAGTCAAAATATCATGGGTAAATGAATGGAGCAGGAGTCGTCCACCATCCTTCTTCTATATCTCCGAAAACATTGTCTCCAAAGATGCTGATCTTAAAATATGTCTATCTAGCATTGAAGACAAGAATTGTTGTGCAACTTGCTTTGGTGATTGTGTATCAGCGTCTACACCTTGTGCATGTGCACATCAAACTGGGGGTAAGTTTGCTTACACACCAGAAGGCCTCATTAAAGATGATCTCTTGGAAGAGTGTATCTCTATGACACGTAATCCGCAGCCAGACCATCTCTTCTACTGTAAGACCTGCCCGCTTGAAAGAATAAAGAATGACGATTGTTTAGAGTCATGCAAAGGCCATTTAAGGAGGAATTTCATCAAAGAATGCTGGATCAAATGTGGCTGTCATGGGCAATGTGGCAACAGGGTAGTCCAGAGAGGCTTAAATTGCAACTTGCAG GTCTTTTTTACTCGAGAAGGGAAAGGATGGGGTCTTCGAACCTTAGATGACCTGCCAAAAGGTGTGTTTGTGTGCGAGTTTGTCGGTGAAATATTAACCAACAAAGAGCGGCATCAAAGGAAAATCCAAAGCACCAGAAGTGGGAAACGTCCTTATCCGGTATTACTGGATGCAAATTGGGGTACTAAATCCAATTTGAAAGATGAAGACGCTCTTTGTTTGGATGCAACAAAATATGGAAATGTTGCTAGGTTTATTAATCACAG ATGTTTGGATGCAAACTTGGTTCTGATCCCAGTTGAAGTCGAGACTCCTGATCGTTGCTTTTATCAT GTTGCTTTCTTCACAACAAGAAAAGTAGATGCCTTGGAAGAGCTTACATGG GATTATGGCATTGACTTTGACGACCATGATGATCCTGTTAAGGTGTTCAACTGCCAATGTGGTAGTAAATTCTGCAGGAATATGACACGATCGAATA GATCTAGATCTGCCTCACTTGCAAGATGA
- the LOC101311073 gene encoding glutathionyl-hydroquinone reductase YqjG-like, translated as MNCSSASLLSSSFLPAPPPNTNTSSSFKLPQSKPNRRHVTAKMSLNKPPDPTSLLTSVTNLLWGPSLPPGLLISTVRSAWNTTWRLMMSQLAPSDPSLAYTRPPSRFRATQIPRQNRTSLHLYVGLPCPWAHRALIVRSLKGLESAVPVSIASPGNDGSWEFKTTRDPDPDTLDPTRDKANGYKTLKQVYKSRPGGYDGRSTVPMLWDSNNKEVVCNESYDIIELFNSGLNEMAHNPGLDLSPPSLKPKIEEWNSIIYPNVNNGVYRCGFAQSQEAYDVAVNDLFNTLDKLEDHLSRFRYLCGDELTLADVCLFTTLIRFDLAYNVLFKCTRRKLVEYPNLHAYMRDIYQIPKVAETCNFQLIMEGYYKTLFPLNPGSIQPIIPVGSEHQELLRPHNRDSLCLKGARESASTLSVS; from the exons ATGAACTGCTCTTCAGCTTCGCTGCTGAGCTCCTCCTTCCTCCCAGCTCCACCACCCAACACCAACACCTCCTCCTCCTTCAAACTCCCCCAATCCAAACCCAACCGCCGCCACGTCACCGCTAAAATGTCCCTCAACAAACCCCCAGACCCAACCTCCCTCCTCACCTCCGTCACCAACCTCCTCTGGGGCCCATCCCTCCCTCCGGGCCTCCTCATCTCCACCGTCCGTTCAGCCTGGAACACCACGTGGCGCCTCATGATGTCTCAGCTCGCCCCCTCCGACCCCTCCCTCGCCTACACCCGACCCCCTTCCCGCTTTCGCGCCACCCAAATCCCCCGCCAAAACCGCACCTCCCTCCACCTCTACGTGGGCCTCCCCTGCCCCTGGGCCCACCGCGCCCTCATCGTCCGCTCCCTCAAGGGCCTCGAATCCGCCGTCCCCGTCTCAATCGCCTCTCCGGGCAACGACGGCTCCTGGGAATTCAAAACCACCCGCGACCCGGATCCGGATACACTCGACCCGACCCGGGACAAAGCCAACGGGTACAAAACCCTGAAGCAGGTCTACAAATCCAGACCCGGCGGGTACGACGGTCGGTCCACGGTGCCGATGCTATGGGATTCAAACAACAAAGAAGTAGTATGCAACGAGAGCTACGATATAATCGAGCTGTTCAATTCGGGTCTAAACGAAATGGCCCATAACCCGGGTTTGGATCTTTCACCGCCTTCTTTAAAGCCAAAGATTGAAGAATGGAACAGCATTATCTACCCCAATGTAAATAATGGAGTCTATAG GTGTGGGTTTGCTCAGTCACAAGAAGCGTATGATGTAGCAGTGAATGACTTGTTCAACACGCTAGACAAGTTGGAGGATCATTTGAGCCGATTTCGCTACCTCTGCGGAGACGAGCTGACGCTGGCCGATGTCTGCCTCTTCACCACTCTCATCCGGTTCGATCTCGCCTACAATGTCTTGTTCAAGTGCACCAGGAGGAAGCTGGTCGAGTATCCCAACCTTCACGCTTACATGCGTGACATTTACCAA ATTCCAAAGGTTGCAGAAACTTGCAATTTTCAACTGATCATGGAGGGCTATTACAAAACCCTTTTCCCGCTCAATCCGGGCAGCATTCAGCCTATCATTCCTGTTGGATCCGAGCATCAAGAACTACTGAGACCACATAACAGAGATTCGTTGTGCCTTAAAGGCGCAAGGGAATCAGCATCGACACTTTCAGTTTCTTAA
- the LOC101310780 gene encoding pumilio homolog 15-like, translating to MSIGMKNSIVLFIFVAIFTALNDRGNAAPPSKYHPAGVDRWYIHVVNKLGGGRWLAVHCKSKDDDLGNHDLAPGQDYWFTFKSNYWGTTLFWCTLRTEKEDPVKQHVGLKVFWQEWLHVWLTYHCGQKERKCFWIAKDDGIYLRVNPENRDEFVVKWETGW from the coding sequence ATGAGCATTGGTATGAAGAACTCTATTGTTTTGTTCATCTTCGTGGCAATATTCACGGCCTTGAATGACCGTGGAAATGCTGCTCCCCCGAGCAAATACCACCCAGCGGGTGTCGACAGGTGGTACATCCACGTCGTCAATAAACTCGGGGGAGGTAGATGGCTCGCCGTTCATTGCAAGTCCAAAGATGACGACCTCGGGAATCATGATCTAGCACCAGGGCAGGACTATTGGTTTACGTTCAAGTCAAACTATTGGGGAACCACGCTTTTCTGGTGCACCCTGCGCACCGAAAAAGAAGACCCTGTAAAACAACATGTTGGTTTGAAAGTGTTTTGGCAGGAATGGCTACATGTTTGGCTCACGTATCATTGTGGCCAAAAAGAAAGGAAATGCTTCTGGATTGCAAAAGATGATGGGATTTACCTGAGAGTCAATCCTGAAAATCGTGATGAATTTGTTGTTAAATGGGAAACGGGGTGGTAA